The sequence ATTTAAGTGAAATTATTGACGAAGTAAGTGCAAAAATTGATGCTTCGACAACGGCAATTATAAAAACAGTTACGCTTCAATCCAAACTGGATCGCATAGATGATGCTGTAATCAATATACACAGCTCCTTAATCGACCTCAAACATATTTTACAGGCAACCACAAAGAAAGACAGAGACCAGTACATACAGTTATTTGCGGCTCGTTTTGAAGAACACCATCTCGTCAAGCACTTGCGTTTTCTGCCAGAACTTCTCGAATATACCATACCTGGAACCACGGGGAAATTGGTAGACTTGTTTGCAGACCAATCACGATGCAATATGACAGCGATTTATGCCTTTAGAACATTTTACATTGAACTGATTTCAGATGGTATTTCACTTGAGCTTCTGTATTTAAAATTAAGTACAGACGTTTCCATAAATGAAGTGTTGGAGCAATGGAATCCTTCTTTAGTAAAAATAGGGCAAATCTTTGAAACTCAAGAAACCAAATGCAAGAGCAAGTTCGAAATGTATGCAGAGGAAGATCTTCGAAACGCTAATGACGCATTAAAACTGTGGACTGATAACAAAATAAGATATACGTGGAAAACTTCAGACGTCATTTTTTTGAAACCGTATGGAACTTTACAGTTCCTGTATTACAGTCACAGGTGTAACTCTCTTTTCTGGCATAgaacaaacagaaacaaattcGCCATATTTTCAGACAAAGATCAGACAAAACCCAATTTGAAAATACTGCAAAATGTCGAAGGAAAGTTGAAAGCTTCTATACAAGGCGAATGGGATGAAAATGCTGCGAAAAATGTTGGAAATGCCATTGAAAATCATTTGAAGGA is a genomic window of Mercenaria mercenaria strain notata chromosome 18, MADL_Memer_1, whole genome shotgun sequence containing:
- the LOC123539153 gene encoding uncharacterized protein LOC123539153; the encoded protein is MEVKTFMLIYLCFTCLFPAVGSVPIKAALKIGAKVYNVVEFGMSVMGIIDNLKSGETPSDLSEIIDEVSAKIDASTTAIIKTVTLQSKLDRIDDAVINIHSSLIDLKHILQATTKKDRDQYIQLFAARFEEHHLVKHLRFLPELLEYTIPGTTGKLVDLFADQSRCNMTAIYAFRTFYIELISDGISLELLYLKLSTDVSINEVLEQWNPSLVKIGQIFETQETKCKSKFEMYAEEDLRNANDALKLWTDNKIRYTWKTSDVIFLKPYGTLQFLYYSHRCNSLFWHRTNRNKFAIFSDKDQTKPNLKILQNVEGKLKASIQGEWDENAAKNVGNAIENHLKDKGYIIISLIVFFEGGDISSERIKVDTNSPVIQLSIGDVKLRYCYESGFECKVDFFNWFGGKKSVYGRMRAFAYTAKANGFENCQELKTGSSTQNEPFIKLVYILLILCLEVLRKI